In a single window of the Ruminococcus albus 7 = DSM 20455 genome:
- a CDS encoding glycoside hydrolase family 5 protein → MRIFEGFQKGVDLGGWLSQGSYDKEHLDSFIGKDDIATIAGWGCDHVRLPIDYNIFETDEGELKNEGFDYLDKALEWCKEYKLNVLIDVHKVYGYSFYSGDGQEGFFDNEDLQKRFYKWWERLAKRYGKLSNRVAFELLNEVNDKELSPKWNAIAHKAIEVIRQYAPDIKIVLGSYWNNSVDALADLEVPYDENIVYNFHCYDPFMFTHQGAYWVDEMPHDLRLDYPGNIKDYRESAKATGLTRIQDYMDVPESGFDTSYFEKRFAYGIKVCEERNVPMYCGEYGVIDRADPEQILKWYKDINAAFRKYNIGRAAWNYKEKDFGLIDERMSGVIDELIKYL, encoded by the coding sequence ATGAGAATATTTGAAGGATTTCAGAAAGGCGTTGACCTCGGCGGCTGGCTTTCTCAGGGCAGCTATGATAAAGAGCATCTTGACAGCTTTATAGGCAAAGATGATATTGCAACAATAGCCGGTTGGGGCTGCGATCATGTTAGACTTCCGATCGATTACAACATCTTTGAAACTGATGAAGGCGAACTTAAAAACGAAGGATTTGATTATCTCGACAAAGCCCTTGAATGGTGTAAGGAATATAAACTGAATGTACTGATCGACGTACATAAAGTCTATGGCTACTCATTCTATTCAGGCGACGGACAGGAAGGTTTTTTTGACAATGAAGACTTGCAGAAAAGATTCTACAAATGGTGGGAAAGACTTGCAAAGCGTTACGGAAAACTTTCAAACAGAGTAGCATTTGAACTTCTCAACGAGGTAAATGACAAGGAATTGAGTCCGAAGTGGAATGCAATAGCTCACAAAGCAATAGAGGTTATAAGACAGTATGCACCTGATATTAAGATAGTGCTGGGCAGTTACTGGAACAACTCAGTTGATGCTCTTGCAGACCTCGAAGTTCCATATGATGAGAACATCGTTTATAACTTCCACTGCTATGATCCTTTTATGTTTACACATCAGGGCGCTTACTGGGTCGATGAAATGCCTCACGACCTCCGCCTGGATTATCCGGGGAACATCAAGGATTACCGTGAATCCGCCAAGGCAACAGGCCTCACACGTATACAGGATTATATGGATGTTCCGGAAAGCGGATTTGATACAAGCTATTTTGAAAAGCGTTTCGCATACGGAATAAAAGTCTGCGAAGAAAGAAATGTTCCTATGTACTGCGGTGAGTACGGTGTAATCGACAGAGCCGACCCCGAACAGATACTCAAATGGTATAAGGACATAAATGCAGCATTCAGAAAATACAA
- a CDS encoding flavin reductase family protein codes for MKINVEKGFVTPLPVFIIGTYNADGEANAMNAAWAGQIGGDLISVSLGEHPSTENIKLNRAFTVSFATKNYTAECDYVGIVSFKNEPDKLKKAGFTVTRSDKVNAPVIDQLPVSLECEVVDIIQEYGETRVTAKIVGMVADDSVLTDGKVDLSKLQPIMYDSSAKTYRVIGENVGGAWSSGKKFM; via the coding sequence ATGAAGATCAATGTTGAAAAAGGTTTTGTAACTCCGCTGCCTGTATTTATTATTGGTACGTATAATGCTGATGGAGAAGCCAATGCCATGAATGCTGCATGGGCAGGGCAGATCGGAGGAGATTTGATATCTGTCAGCCTTGGAGAGCATCCAAGTACCGAGAATATCAAGCTCAATCGTGCATTCACTGTCAGCTTTGCAACAAAGAATTATACTGCAGAGTGCGATTACGTTGGTATCGTTTCGTTTAAAAATGAACCTGATAAGCTCAAAAAGGCGGGCTTTACAGTGACACGTTCAGATAAGGTGAACGCTCCTGTTATTGATCAGCTTCCTGTTTCACTGGAATGTGAAGTAGTTGATATCATTCAGGAGTACGGTGAGACCAGAGTAACTGCTAAAATAGTAGGTATGGTCGCTGATGATTCTGTACTTACCGACGGAAAAGTTGATCTTTCCAAACTTCAGCCTATAATGTATGATTCGTCAGCAAAGACTTACAGAGTCATTGGTGAAAATGTTGGCGGTGCCTGGAGCTCCGGCAAAAAATTCATGTAA
- a CDS encoding fructose-bisphosphatase class III has protein sequence MDKKYLQLLSKEFPNIDSAASEIVDLSAIRCLPKGTEYFFSDMHGEYEAFLHMLKSASGMIKIKIDLTLGKTVSSAEREALAALIYYPDKEQKRLKKAGILTDEWRRLTIYRLILVLESVSAKYTRSRVRKSIPHDMVYILDELLNVTDDVIKDYYYDEIITTILDTGIADHFIKEVCKVIQSLAIDSLHIIGDIYDRGPRADIIMDELIKMHDVDIQWGNHDISWMGAASGNRALIANVIRISMRYNNFDILEDGYGLNLRALAVFAGDVYKDDPCTIFMPHTLDDNIYDPVDTLLVAKMHKAITVIQLKLESQLIKRHPEWGMDDRDLFSNLHPENGTVELKGKTYELLDKNFPTVNKDDPLALTDEENELMTVLANSFMHSEKLAEHMRFLYTNGSMYKTINGNLLFHGCIPLDENGELLSVKIEGEDHSGKELLDKLDEVANKAYFLHSGEEKENSADLLWYLWCGPRSPLYGKDKMAFFERYFIDDPSLHTENYNAYYQFSENADVCMRILEMFGLDPEKGHIINGHVPVKIKNGESPVKAGGKLFVIDGGISKAYQKATGIAGYTLICDSHSLNLAEHKPFIPGESEHTPTLHLVERFEHRANICDTDRGEELLGKINDLRELLKAYRSGIIKQKKEIDRRTC, from the coding sequence ATGGATAAGAAATACTTACAGCTACTGTCAAAAGAGTTCCCGAATATTGACAGTGCCGCCAGCGAGATAGTTGATCTTTCCGCTATCCGTTGTCTTCCGAAAGGTACAGAATATTTTTTCAGTGATATGCATGGTGAGTATGAAGCATTTCTGCATATGCTTAAAAGTGCATCGGGAATGATAAAGATAAAGATCGACCTAACTTTGGGAAAAACGGTTTCTTCTGCTGAGAGAGAAGCGCTTGCTGCACTGATCTACTATCCCGACAAAGAACAGAAGCGTCTTAAAAAAGCGGGTATACTTACCGATGAATGGCGAAGGCTCACTATTTATCGCCTTATTCTTGTCCTTGAATCGGTATCTGCAAAGTATACCAGGTCTCGTGTCAGAAAAAGCATTCCTCATGATATGGTATATATCCTTGATGAATTGCTTAATGTTACCGATGATGTAATAAAGGATTATTACTACGATGAGATAATCACTACCATACTTGATACAGGCATAGCTGACCATTTTATCAAGGAGGTGTGTAAGGTCATACAATCCCTGGCTATAGACAGTCTTCATATAATCGGTGATATCTACGACAGGGGACCGCGTGCTGATATCATAATGGATGAGCTTATCAAGATGCATGATGTAGACATACAATGGGGTAATCACGATATTTCATGGATGGGTGCAGCCTCCGGCAACAGGGCGCTGATAGCCAATGTTATCCGTATTTCTATGAGGTATAACAATTTCGATATACTTGAGGATGGCTATGGTCTGAATCTGCGTGCACTTGCTGTTTTTGCCGGTGATGTTTACAAGGATGATCCCTGTACTATATTTATGCCCCACACTCTTGATGATAATATTTACGATCCTGTTGACACTCTGCTTGTTGCCAAAATGCATAAAGCGATCACAGTTATTCAATTGAAGCTTGAAAGTCAGCTGATAAAACGTCATCCTGAATGGGGAATGGATGACCGTGATCTGTTCAGTAATCTTCATCCGGAAAATGGCACTGTTGAACTTAAAGGAAAGACATACGAACTGCTTGACAAGAATTTTCCAACGGTAAATAAGGATGACCCTCTGGCTCTGACAGATGAGGAAAATGAACTTATGACCGTGCTTGCGAATTCATTTATGCACAGCGAAAAGCTTGCTGAGCATATGCGTTTTCTTTACACGAACGGTTCAATGTACAAGACTATCAATGGTAATCTACTTTTTCACGGTTGTATACCTCTCGATGAGAACGGTGAGCTTCTTTCAGTAAAGATAGAAGGTGAGGATCATTCGGGCAAAGAACTTCTTGATAAGCTTGATGAGGTTGCGAACAAAGCTTATTTTCTCCATAGCGGTGAGGAAAAAGAAAACTCAGCTGATTTGTTATGGTACCTTTGGTGCGGACCTCGTTCACCCCTTTACGGAAAGGATAAAATGGCGTTTTTTGAAAGATATTTCATAGATGACCCTTCACTGCATACTGAGAACTATAATGCTTATTATCAGTTTTCTGAGAATGCAGATGTTTGTATGAGAATCCTGGAAATGTTCGGGTTGGATCCTGAAAAGGGTCATATCATCAACGGTCATGTTCCGGTGAAAATTAAGAATGGTGAGAGTCCTGTGAAGGCTGGCGGAAAGCTTTTTGTTATCGACGGCGGTATCTCAAAAGCGTATCAGAAAGCGACAGGTATTGCCGGATATACCCTTATTTGTGATAGCCATAGTCTCAATCTTGCTGAACATAAGCCTTTCATACCCGGAGAGAGCGAACATACTCCAACTCTTCATCTTGTTGAAAGATTCGAGCATCGTGCGAATATATGCGATACAGACAGAGGAGAAGAACTTCTTGGTAAGATAAACGATCTTCGTGAACTTCTGAAAGCGTACCGTTCGGGCATAATCAAACAGAAGAAGGAAATCGACAGAAGGACTTGTTGA
- a CDS encoding replication-associated recombination protein A, with protein sequence MSIPLAERIRPKTLDEIVGQPHLMGVGKPLRRIIESGTIPNLIFYGPSGVGKTTIARFIAENANMTMFKLNGTSASVADIKQIIAETEMIGGMNGILLYLDEIQYLNKKQQQSLLEYIENGKITLISSTTENPYFYVYNAIISRSTVFEFKPVTPEQISPAIKRAFDLMAQDIGTEVILEEGVIEHIARGCGGDVRKSVNTVELCVLSAENGSKGELHVKMDTVRELTQRSNMRYDREGDEHYDILSALQKSIRGSDENAAIHYAARLIEAGDIISLCRRLLVIASEDVGLAYPMAAVITKSCVDSALQLGLPEARIPLAEAVIMLATSPKSNSAYKAINFALEDVKNSGPLDFPRHLQNKHFDGADAKVRGQHYLYPHDYPDHWVKQQYLPDALKDRVYYEYGENKSEQAAKAYWTKIKGDINEK encoded by the coding sequence ATGAGTATACCACTCGCTGAACGAATAAGACCAAAGACTCTTGATGAGATAGTAGGTCAGCCGCATCTTATGGGTGTTGGCAAGCCTTTAAGAAGAATAATTGAGAGCGGTACAATTCCAAACCTGATATTCTACGGACCATCGGGTGTCGGGAAGACAACCATAGCGCGTTTTATAGCCGAAAATGCCAATATGACTATGTTCAAGCTCAACGGCACATCAGCATCGGTGGCGGATATCAAGCAGATAATAGCTGAAACTGAAATGATCGGTGGAATGAATGGGATACTGCTTTATCTTGATGAAATACAGTACCTGAATAAAAAACAGCAGCAGTCACTTCTTGAGTATATCGAAAACGGAAAGATCACTCTTATATCTTCTACTACAGAAAATCCGTATTTCTATGTTTATAATGCTATAATCAGTCGTTCGACCGTATTTGAATTCAAACCTGTTACACCTGAACAGATAAGTCCGGCTATCAAGCGGGCTTTTGACCTTATGGCGCAGGATATAGGCACGGAGGTCATACTTGAGGAGGGCGTTATCGAGCATATTGCACGGGGCTGCGGCGGAGATGTTAGAAAGTCCGTCAATACTGTGGAACTCTGTGTGCTGTCAGCTGAAAATGGTTCAAAAGGTGAACTCCATGTCAAAATGGATACTGTACGTGAACTAACACAGCGCAGCAATATGCGTTATGACAGGGAAGGCGACGAGCATTATGATATCCTTTCTGCGCTGCAAAAATCCATACGGGGTTCTGATGAGAATGCTGCGATACATTATGCCGCAAGGCTTATTGAAGCAGGGGATATAATTTCTCTATGCCGAAGACTTCTGGTCATCGCAAGTGAAGATGTAGGGCTTGCTTACCCGATGGCAGCTGTTATCACGAAATCCTGCGTTGATTCGGCTTTGCAGCTTGGTTTGCCGGAGGCACGCATCCCCCTTGCGGAAGCTGTTATAATGCTTGCTACATCCCCTAAATCCAACAGTGCTTATAAAGCTATTAATTTTGCACTGGAAGATGTAAAAAACAGCGGCCCGCTGGATTTTCCGCGCCACCTGCAAAATAAGCATTTTGACGGCGCAGATGCAAAGGTCAGGGGGCAACACTACCTCTATCCCCATGATTATCCCGATCATTGGGTTAAGCAGCAGTATCTTCCCGATGCGCTGAAAGACCGCGTATACTACGAGTATGGGGAAAATAAATCCGAGCAGGCTGCTAAAGCGTACTGGACAAAGATAAAAGGAGATATAAATGAAAAATAA
- a CDS encoding M50 family metallopeptidase: MKNKKKLLPKIIMMAMSCIVGAVVGILLVKRSDIKGSNGSLGKELFKVIIIVASIYISYFLGIIIHESGHLVMGLLTGYRFVSFRIGSFILVKQDGRFVIRRFSLAGTGGQCLMKHDKVEKDEDIPYFWYHSGGGLFNLASAALLCLVYLNTSSKYLAIYSMIGMIIYFFMGLINLIPLKKIGIANDGSNILESWLDPSVRRSVLNILMVNAEQMQGKTLDSMPEELFEVNSKGVTNASLNIMLLRAARDLERGDIDTAKAKFKALLEKHGIPDILIKEIRCDLLFCYIMTDEPAEVIDELYNDELQKYIKTSGKYTLCRHRLMYAYYYIYKQDIANADKEYNLSAEMAKGYYNPGEARSEMSIIERIKENH; encoded by the coding sequence ATGAAAAATAAGAAAAAATTGCTCCCGAAGATCATTATGATGGCAATGTCATGCATAGTTGGTGCGGTTGTCGGAATACTGTTGGTTAAGAGATCAGATATTAAAGGCAGTAATGGAAGTCTTGGAAAAGAGCTTTTTAAGGTGATCATTATTGTTGCATCTATATATATTTCCTATTTTCTTGGAATAATCATACATGAATCCGGTCATCTGGTAATGGGACTATTGACTGGTTACAGATTCGTATCGTTCCGAATAGGCTCATTTATCCTCGTAAAACAGGATGGAAGATTTGTTATTAGAAGGTTTTCACTTGCTGGAACAGGCGGTCAGTGTCTTATGAAACATGATAAAGTAGAAAAAGATGAGGATATACCGTATTTCTGGTACCACTCAGGCGGGGGCTTGTTCAATCTTGCATCTGCAGCATTGTTATGTTTAGTGTATCTGAACACATCATCGAAATATCTTGCGATTTATTCCATGATCGGCATGATCATTTATTTCTTTATGGGTCTGATCAATCTTATACCGCTGAAAAAGATAGGTATTGCTAATGATGGGTCAAATATTTTGGAATCCTGGCTAGATCCTTCTGTAAGACGTTCAGTGTTAAATATACTTATGGTAAACGCTGAGCAGATGCAAGGTAAAACACTCGACAGTATGCCGGAGGAGCTTTTTGAAGTTAACAGCAAAGGAGTTACAAATGCCTCGCTCAACATTATGTTATTACGTGCAGCAAGAGATCTGGAGAGAGGAGATATCGATACCGCAAAAGCTAAGTTCAAGGCGCTTCTTGAGAAGCATGGAATTCCTGATATCTTAATAAAAGAAATACGATGTGACCTTTTGTTTTGCTATATAATGACAGATGAACCGGCTGAAGTCATAGATGAACTGTACAACGATGAATTGCAGAAGTATATAAAGACATCAGGTAAATATACTTTATGTCGTCATAGATTGATGTACGCATACTATTATATATATAAGCAGGATATAGCAAATGCTGACAAGGAATATAACTTGTCGGCTGAAATGGCAAAGGGATATTACAATCCGGGAGAAGCAAGATCTGAAATGAGCATCATAGAACGTATCAAGGAAAATCACTGA
- a CDS encoding S1 RNA-binding domain-containing protein, whose translation MMRYLPEGKVFNTPENRFFLQSAENLSVAKTKGLILEGHAVMCTAEHDLIVDLPCGRGIIPRTEGAIGISEGTTRDIALLSRVNKTVCFKVTDIICGDSGVTAVLSRREAQNECLENYVSHLHCGDVIPAKITHLEPFGAFVDIGCGIPSLIPIDSISVSRISHPSDRFFNGQDIYAAVKSISDNRICLTHKELLGTWLQNASRFSVGETVGGVIRSVESYGIFIELAPNLAGLAEPKDFVSAGQAASVYIKALIPEKMKVKLIIVDVFDSLCFPSKINYFISSGRLNKWEYSTKESSKTMVSIF comes from the coding sequence ATGATGAGATATCTACCTGAGGGAAAGGTGTTCAATACACCTGAAAACAGATTTTTCTTACAAAGTGCTGAAAATCTATCCGTAGCTAAAACTAAGGGACTTATACTTGAAGGACACGCAGTAATGTGCACCGCAGAACATGATCTGATAGTCGATCTGCCATGCGGTAGAGGAATAATACCTCGCACAGAAGGTGCTATTGGTATATCAGAAGGTACAACACGAGATATAGCGCTGCTTTCACGAGTGAACAAGACAGTATGCTTTAAAGTCACTGATATTATATGTGGAGATAGCGGTGTAACAGCTGTATTATCACGCAGAGAAGCACAAAATGAATGCCTGGAAAACTATGTTTCTCACCTCCACTGCGGCGACGTAATACCGGCAAAGATAACCCATCTTGAACCATTCGGAGCTTTTGTAGATATCGGCTGTGGGATCCCTTCTTTGATCCCGATAGATTCAATATCCGTTTCTCGAATATCTCATCCAAGTGACCGATTCTTCAACGGTCAAGATATATATGCAGCAGTAAAAAGTATCTCAGATAACAGGATATGCCTGACACACAAGGAACTGCTAGGTACCTGGCTGCAGAACGCATCAAGATTCTCAGTAGGAGAAACAGTCGGCGGTGTAATACGTTCTGTTGAATCATACGGGATATTTATTGAACTTGCCCCGAACCTTGCAGGGCTTGCGGAACCCAAGGACTTTGTGTCGGCAGGTCAGGCGGCTAGTGTATACATAAAAGCCTTGATACCCGAAAAAATGAAGGTTAAATTAATTATTGTAGATGTGTTTGATAGTCTTTGCTTTCCAAGTAAAATTAACTACTTCATTAGTTCGGGCAGACTTAACAAATGGGAGTATTCAACCAAGGAAAGCAGCAAAACAATGGTCTCGATCTTCTGA
- a CDS encoding fibronectin type III domain-containing protein, whose amino-acid sequence MTLAIVFVMTDISGIKASAAASGKVAVPKLASEKTYESTYTHPYNKQIDTIVLHWGKTSGANRYQVYVKGGKYKNWTRYCTTTNNSVTVKKLSRATGYSFKVRAVNKNNVYSSFSPVQTIHTARMNYDKAGWEAMCRIVYHEVGRINDNMWDKPIVYVADCVVNRYVSAKYCNDPLWTPFYKNYNNIQSIIYQSGGFMSDYGLSRDGCNYKNVADKCKIAVWGAVYGTTSYKGIKNDYNVYYWCNRSYYTNSNKIAYSFKIPWGYFSIWRTYWG is encoded by the coding sequence ATGACGCTTGCGATTGTATTCGTAATGACGGATATTTCAGGGATCAAAGCTTCGGCTGCAGCTTCGGGTAAGGTAGCAGTACCTAAGCTTGCATCGGAAAAGACTTATGAGTCAACCTATACGCATCCCTACAACAAGCAGATCGATACTATAGTTCTTCACTGGGGGAAGACCTCGGGAGCAAACAGATATCAGGTATACGTTAAGGGTGGAAAGTACAAAAACTGGACAAGATACTGCACTACCACCAATAATTCTGTTACTGTAAAAAAGCTTTCAAGAGCAACAGGTTACAGTTTCAAGGTGAGGGCAGTAAATAAGAATAACGTATATTCATCCTTCTCTCCTGTACAGACTATACATACTGCGCGTATGAACTATGACAAGGCTGGCTGGGAGGCTATGTGCCGTATAGTTTACCATGAGGTCGGCAGGATAAATGATAATATGTGGGATAAGCCCATAGTTTATGTAGCTGACTGCGTTGTAAACAGATATGTTTCTGCAAAATACTGCAACGATCCTCTGTGGACGCCTTTTTATAAGAATTATAATAACATCCAGTCAATAATATACCAGAGCGGTGGATTTATGTCAGATTACGGTCTTTCAAGAGATGGCTGTAATTACAAAAACGTTGCCGACAAGTGCAAGATAGCTGTCTGGGGCGCTGTTTACGGAACTACTTCATATAAGGGCATCAAGAACGATTACAACGTTTACTATTGGTGCAACAGAAGCTATTATACTAACAGCAATAAGATAGCTTATTCTTTCAAGATCCCGTGGGGTTACTTCTCTATTTGGAGAACCTACTGGGGCTGA
- a CDS encoding ComEA family DNA-binding protein: MNKTLFEKAKKYGIYAVLAAALLISAVISTMLRKNDSKRVIIYSDNNSGNSSEYEYSIKNKDHEGSDRTTNKTKTTKDKNSTSIKHTTSRTSKTSKVKTSKTQTSRADETKVINFPIDINIVTYEELTAINGIGGGTAEAILAFRNRVGVITYMEQLLEISGIGESKLDLLKDYLYVDDADYSPPEVTYVDVHTDVPEEDNTVVSNVTEPPEEPSSFAETIPSIKERSPVNINEANKEELMECLLIDEELAIRILEIRDKLGGMYENSLQLLYVDGISKQMLSEMKEYVLLE, translated from the coding sequence ATGAATAAAACGCTGTTTGAAAAAGCAAAGAAATATGGTATCTATGCAGTGCTGGCAGCAGCACTGCTGATATCTGCTGTTATTTCCACAATGTTGAGAAAAAATGACAGCAAGCGTGTTATCATATACAGCGATAATAATTCAGGAAATTCAAGTGAATATGAGTACAGCATCAAAAATAAAGATCATGAAGGCTCCGATAGAACAACCAACAAAACCAAAACAACAAAAGATAAAAATTCCACCTCGATAAAGCATACTACTTCCCGCACTTCAAAAACATCAAAGGTAAAAACCTCAAAAACTCAAACGTCTCGGGCTGACGAAACAAAGGTAATAAACTTCCCAATCGACATAAATATTGTCACTTATGAAGAACTGACAGCCATTAACGGCATAGGCGGAGGTACAGCTGAAGCGATACTTGCTTTCAGAAACAGAGTTGGCGTTATAACCTATATGGAGCAGCTGCTTGAGATCTCCGGTATAGGAGAGAGCAAATTAGATTTACTTAAAGACTATCTTTATGTAGACGATGCTGACTACTCTCCTCCTGAAGTAACATATGTTGATGTACATACAGATGTGCCGGAAGAAGATAATACAGTTGTATCCAATGTCACAGAACCACCCGAAGAACCCTCATCTTTTGCAGAAACTATTCCATCCATCAAAGAACGAAGTCCAGTAAACATAAACGAAGCAAATAAGGAAGAATTGATGGAATGTCTGCTGATAGATGAAGAACTAGCTATAAGAATACTCGAGATACGAGATAAACTGGGCGGCATGTACGAAAATTCTCTGCAGCTTTTGTACGTAGACGGAATCAGCAAGCAAATGCTTTCTGAAATGAAAGAATATGTACTGCTTGAATAA
- a CDS encoding glycoside hydrolase family 3 C-terminal domain-containing protein, which translates to MNIKKILKELTLEEKASLCSGADFWHTKAIERLAIPQIMVSDGPHGLRKNAEDSSNPQEAIKAVCFPTASALACSFDRNLLTAMGKALGEECQAEKVSVILGPGCNIKRSPLCGRNFEYFSEDPYLASEMAAAHIKGVQSKGVGTSLKHFAANNQETRRLTINERIDERTLHEIYLAAFEGAVKQASPWTVMCSYNRINGYHSAQNKWLLTDVLRDEWGYDGLVMSDWGAVDDRVEGIKAGLDLEMPASFGKNDRLIVDAVNSGKLSMKALDKCVERVLKLVDKAEESRTPTEWDMEAHHELAAKIAEQCAVLLKNDDAILPLSKEDKVCFIGEFAEKPRYQGGGSSHINSFKVTSALDAVKEFCKVEYAQGFITYEDRSDPKLLEQAVECAKYNDKVVIFAGLPDSFESEGFDRTHMRMPECQLELIREISKVNKNIVVVLHNGSPVELPFFDDIKGLLEVYLGGQAIGKATCDLLFGEAVPSGKLAESWCMKLEDNPSYLNFPGVVDELTYSEGIFVGYRYYDKKKMAVRFPFGYGLSYTNFSYSDLVISASEINDDQTLTVSCNITNTGNRTGMETVQLYVGDKESSVIRPVKELKGFEKVSLRPGETKKVFFTLDKRAFAYYETTINDWFVEYGEFEIMIGASSRDIRLSGSVYVNSKTKLPVQFTFNSTVGDVLSCSEGREVFGDFIEKFCRGMSDVSGDGFGAVTMDMAMAMFKETPLRDIICYDERQEINRVWLGEMLDKLNSMLEG; encoded by the coding sequence ATGAACATCAAAAAAATACTCAAAGAACTTACACTCGAAGAAAAAGCAAGCCTGTGCTCCGGAGCAGATTTCTGGCACACAAAAGCAATTGAACGACTAGCTATACCACAGATCATGGTTTCAGACGGACCTCACGGACTAAGAAAAAATGCAGAGGATTCTTCCAACCCTCAGGAGGCTATCAAAGCCGTATGTTTTCCGACTGCGAGTGCTCTGGCTTGTTCATTTGACAGAAATCTTCTGACTGCTATGGGAAAAGCACTGGGAGAAGAGTGTCAGGCAGAGAAAGTGTCTGTCATACTTGGTCCCGGCTGCAATATCAAACGTTCTCCCCTGTGCGGCAGAAATTTTGAGTATTTCTCCGAAGATCCCTATCTGGCTTCAGAGATGGCAGCTGCACACATCAAAGGCGTACAGAGTAAAGGTGTAGGAACTTCCCTGAAGCATTTTGCAGCCAATAATCAGGAGACCAGAAGACTGACAATCAATGAAAGGATAGATGAAAGGACACTCCACGAGATATACCTTGCCGCTTTCGAGGGTGCTGTAAAACAAGCTTCACCATGGACAGTTATGTGTTCATACAACCGCATAAACGGATATCATTCAGCTCAGAACAAGTGGCTGCTTACCGACGTGCTCAGAGACGAATGGGGCTACGATGGTCTGGTGATGAGTGACTGGGGCGCAGTTGATGACAGAGTTGAGGGGATAAAGGCAGGTCTTGATCTTGAGATGCCCGCAAGCTTCGGAAAAAATGACAGGCTCATCGTTGATGCTGTAAACAGCGGTAAGCTGAGCATGAAAGCACTTGATAAATGCGTAGAACGCGTTTTGAAACTTGTGGACAAAGCAGAAGAAAGCCGCACTCCAACGGAATGGGATATGGAAGCACATCACGAACTTGCAGCAAAGATAGCCGAACAGTGTGCAGTACTCCTAAAAAACGATGATGCTATACTCCCCCTCAGCAAAGAGGACAAGGTATGCTTTATCGGTGAATTTGCAGAAAAACCAAGGTATCAGGGCGGCGGCAGTTCACATATCAACTCATTCAAAGTAACATCAGCCCTTGATGCAGTTAAAGAATTCTGCAAAGTAGAATATGCTCAGGGATTTATCACTTATGAAGACAGGAGCGACCCGAAACTGCTTGAACAGGCTGTGGAGTGTGCCAAGTACAATGACAAAGTCGTTATCTTCGCAGGACTTCCCGACAGCTTTGAATCAGAGGGCTTTGACAGAACTCACATGAGAATGCCTGAGTGTCAGCTGGAACTTATACGAGAAATCAGTAAGGTCAACAAGAATATAGTGGTGGTACTTCATAACGGTTCACCGGTTGAACTGCCGTTCTTTGATGATATCAAAGGTCTGCTTGAGGTCTACCTCGGTGGACAGGCAATAGGCAAAGCTACCTGCGATCTGCTTTTCGGTGAAGCAGTACCAAGCGGCAAGCTGGCTGAAAGCTGGTGCATGAAGCTGGAGGATAATCCTTCTTACTTGAATTTCCCGGGAGTAGTTGATGAACTGACATACAGCGAGGGAATATTTGTAGGATACAGATACTATGACAAAAAGAAAATGGCAGTTCGCTTCCCCTTCGGATATGGACTTTCTTACACAAACTTCAGCTACAGTGACCTTGTGATATCAGCAAGTGAGATAAATGATGACCAGACACTTACGGTCAGCTGTAATATAACTAACACCGGAAACCGTACAGGGATGGAAACAGTACAGCTGTATGTAGGTGACAAAGAATCATCTGTTATCAGACCTGTTAAGGAACTTAAAGGATTTGAAAAAGTAAGCCTTCGTCCGGGAGAAACAAAGAAGGTGTTTTTCACCCTCGATAAACGTGCATTTGCCTATTATGAAACTACAATTAATGACTGGTTCGTAGAATACGGCGAATTTGAAATAATGATCGGTGCTTCATCAAGAGATATAAGACTTTCGGGCTCGGTATACGTTAACAGTAAAACCAAGCTTCCCGTTCAGTTCACCTTCAACAGCACTGTAGGCGATGTTCTATCATGCAGCGAAGGCCGCGAGGTATTCGGTGATTTTATTGAGAAATTTTGCCGCGGTATGTCGGACGTGAGCGGCGACGGATTCGGCGCAGTTACAATGGATATGGCCATGGCTATGTTCAAAGAAACACCCCTGAGAGATATTATCTGCTATGATGAACGTCAGGAGATAAACAGAGTGTGGCTGGGAGAAATGCTTGACAAGCTGAATTCCATGTTAGAGGGATAA